The Candidatus Thermoplasmatota archaeon genome contains the following window.
AGAGCAGCTACTTTCATTTCTTCAAATAAATCCAAGCTATTATTTGAGACTGGGCTATCAGTTCCCAAAGCAACAGCTACGCTGTTATCAAACATCTCAGCAAGTGGCGCTACGCCACCAACGCCTAATTTCATATTAGAGACAGGGCAGTGCACTGCCTTAGCGCCCGTCTTGCTTAATATCGAAATCTCTTCTTTAGTTATCCAACCTAAATGGACTGCAACTACATTTTTATCTAAAAAACCAATTTCGTTGAGATATTCAACAGGTCTTCTGCCATGCTCTTCTAACGATTCGTAAACTTCTTTTCTTGTCTCAGCTACATGGATATGTAGCAAAGTTTCGTATTTTCTCGCCAGCTCTTTCGCTTTTAGTAAAGTTTCTGTAGAGCAGGTGTATTGAGAATGCGTTCCTACTGTTGGGGTAAATAGCTCAGAGCTACTTTTCGCTAAATTTTCAAATGCTCTGAAAGCTCCTGATGAATTCCTAAACTCAGCAGTTGGAAAATCGACAATAGCTTGAGCGAAGAAAGTTCTCACCCCACTTTCTTCAGCTGCACGCTTAACAGCGGTGCCGAAAAAATACATATCGTGGAAAGTTGTAATTCCAGCTTTGACGAGCTCTAGCATTCCTAGCACAGCACCGCGATAAACATGTTTTTCAGTTAGATTTGATTCTAAAGGCCATATCTTATCTTCAAGCCATTCT
Protein-coding sequences here:
- a CDS encoding amidohydrolase, whose protein sequence is MILLRNCSWVVTQNANREILRNVDISIEDDRIAGIGCNLTTKDYIIDCSDKIVLPGLINSHTHLPMTLFRGYADDLLLQEWLEDKIWPLESNLTEKHVYRGAVLGMLELVKAGITTFHDMYFFGTAVKRAAEESGVRTFFAQAIVDFPTAEFRNSSGAFRAFENLAKSSSELFTPTVGTHSQYTCSTETLLKAKELARKYETLLHIHVAETRKEVYESLEEHGRRPVEYLNEIGFLDKNVVAVHLGWITKEEISILSKTGAKAVHCPVSNMKLGVGGVAPLAEMFDNSVAVALGTDSPVSNNSLDLFEEMKVAALLQKMHRWDPRVIPAQIALDMATINGAKALGVEHLLGSVEVGKKADLILLELTSPHLTPCHDIVSNLVYSAKSSDVATTIVNGKILMEDYEVKTLNELEILAKASESALELVSKLEK